The Acutalibacter muris genomic sequence CAGCCACGGGGCCTATGACACCTATCAGGTCAGCGGCCTGCCCGCCGGAGCCATATGCAACCCCGGCCTGGACGCCCTAAACGCCGCTTTGAAGCCCAACGATTCCGGAGACGCGGCAAGGTACCTGTACTTCTGCCACTCGGCCGAGGGCGAGGCTTTCTATGCCACCAACGCCGACGACCACGAGTACAACAAGCAGCTGGCGGGGCTGGAATGATGAGGAAATCTGAACACGAGTTCAGGCCCAAGCCTGAACTCTTATCCCCGGCCGGGGATATGGAACGCTTAGAAGCCGCGGTGCGCTACGGCGCGGACGCGGTGTACCTTGCTGGCAAGGACTACGGTATGCGCGCCGCTCCGGGCAACTTCACCCGGGAGGAGCTTAAAAGGGCCGTAGAGCTCTGCCATAATAATGGGGTGCGGGTGCACGTAACCTGCAACACCCTGCCCAGAAACCACGAGCTCCGGGAACTGCCGGGCTTTCTCTCCTACTGTGCCGAAATAGGTGTGGACGCGCTGATAATCTGCGACCTGGGGGTTTTGAGCCTTGCCAGGGAATACGCCCCAGGTGTGGACCTGCACGTGTCCACCCAGACCGGCATAGTGAACTACGCCGCCGCCAAAGCCTGCTACGACCTGGGGGCAAGGCGGGTGGTGCTGGCGAGAGAGGTACCCCTCTCCGAGATAAAGGAGATAAGGGAAAATATCCCGGACGACCTGGAGCTGGAGGCCTTCGTCCACGGCAGTATGTGCGTCTCCTTCTCCGGGCGCTGTCTGCTGTCCAACTACATGACCGGCCGGGACGCAAACCGGGGCCAGTGCGCCCAGCCCTGCCGGTGGGAGTATTTTCTCACGGAAAAGCAGCGGCCGGAGCGGCACTTCTCCATCGTGGAGCGGGGGGACGGCACATACATCATGAACTCCAACGACCTGTGCATGATAGAGCATATCCCGGAGATGCTCGACGCGGGCATTTGCAGTCTGAAGATAGAGGGCCGTGCGAAGTCCGCCTACTACGTGGCCTGCGTCACCGCCGCTTACCGGCGGGCCATAGATTTCTTCTATGAGCACCCGGGAGAAAAGCTGCCCCCGGAGATACTTTCGGAGACGGAAAAGATAAGCCATAGAACCTATTCCCCCGGCTTCTACTTCGGCGGCGAGCCAGGCCAGACCACGGACTGCAGCCATTATACCCGGAACTACCAGGTGGCGGCGGTCTGCGCGGGCAGGTCCGGGGAGTACGTGCTCCTTCGACAACGCAACAAATTCCTAAGGGGCGCCGCCGTGGACGTGCTCCAGCCCGGCGAGGCCTTCACCGCAACGCTCACGGAGATATACAATGAGGACTTTGAGCCCCTTGAGAGCGCGCCCCACGCGGAGATGCCGGTCTACTGGAGGACTACGCTGCCCCTTGAGGAGGGGGCGTATATACGAATAAGGAGGGAATAGGCTTTAAACCAGTGAAGATAAGTCACATTATTATCTTTTCGCATTTTAGGTCTGGATTTTTTCTTGGGCTTGGTATATAATCATAATGTTCACATTTGCGAAAAGAAAAGCTTGGGAAGGGGGGGGCCGTATGAAAGAAATTGCATATGTTCCTGTACAGAATGAGGACTTGGCGACCAAGCTCAAGCGTTATCGTTTACAGGTGGGCTTCACACAAAAAAATGTGGCGGAGATACTGAATGTTTCCCGGTCTACCTATACTTATTATGAGCTGGGCAAAACCAGCCCCGACCCCGCCACGCTGAACCGTATCGCCAGACTGTTTGGTTTATCGGTGGAGGAGTTTTTTGAAGATGAGATGTTCTCCCAGGCCGATATGCTTTATGACTCCGGGGCCAAGCGTGTTTCAAAAAAAGTTAAGGCCGACCCGGAGAAGATAGGCGATCTTACCACCAGCGAGAAGTCCATCGTCGCGTTCCTGCGCGACAAGAGGATCTCCCCCGACGACGCCCTTGACGTATTAAAGGAACGCTTCAGCTCCGAAACGAAATGGCACAGTTATTGATCCTCGTTCCCCTATTCAAATAATTCACCGCCCTGCGACAGAAAGCGACAACTTTTTCGCTGGCGGTACTGTATAATGTGATAGCCTTGAAAATCACAGGCTTCAAAAAGCTGACTACCGCGGGTTTCGCGGTTGCCATAAATATGCGCTTGTAGCTCAGTTGGATAGAGTATTAGACTCCGACGTTTCAGGCCGGTTTAGTTGAGATAGGCCGGAAAGCCCAGTGTTTTGTAGGGCTGGCGGGGTCTTGAGAGAGAAAAAATTTCGCCGTTGACTACTGTTTGACCACTATTTTTACAAGGTTGACTACCGCGGGTTTCGCGGTTCTCATAAATATGCGCTTGTAGCTCAGTTGGATAGAGTATCAGACTCCGACTCTGAGGGCCGCTGGTTCGAATCCAGTCAAGCGCGCCAATAGTAAAAAGCCCTCGGTTTTCCGGGGGCTTTTGAAGTATTAGTAATCATTTGGCAGAGAGGTTTTGAAATGATGTATCCATTTCTTACGCTGGATGACGGGACGGAGATTGTTCACTCGGAGATGCTGCCGGACAGCCGGGTGAAAGTTTATATGGAGCGGGCGGACGAAAAGCTGGGGTTCCTTCATGCAACTTGCTTTTTGCCGGGATATGAGTGGGAAGATGTTTTCGGATTTTCCGAGACAGAAATGGAGCGGCTGCAGGATGTGATACGTTCTACAGCCCATTTGATTTTGCAGTTCTCGCAAGAGGGAGGCTTTGACCATGCCGCGGGTCTTTAAGGTCGGCTCTTATTGGGTATACTTTTGGGCAAATGAGAGCGGCCCTTTGGAGCCGATCCACGTTCATATCTGTATGGGAGCGCCCCAGGCCGGTGCCACAAAAGTATGGATCACGCAGGCTGGAAAATGTTACCTGTGTAATAACAATTCCCGCATACCGTCAACCACCCTCAACAATATAATGAAAGTGATTGAAGCACGTAGTCAAGAGATTATTGATAAGTGGGTTGCGTTTTTTTGCCAGGTACGGTTTTATTGTTGATTTCTCCTACGGTTGATGGAGAAAGAATTATACTGATAAAGACAAGAACGAAGTGCTTTGAGCAGCTGGGCGGCATGGCGAATATCGCTATACCAAAAATCACATTTAGAAAAGGGTATCATATGAAGATTGATAAATTCTCATATCATCTTGGTGTGGCTGACTGTTTTTGCGAGATGGTTCGGGCAGGGGTAAAGCGCATAGCGCTGTCCCATCCCTGTGATTCTCAGGAGGAGCGGGATAGCTTTCTGCCGGAATTTGATAAGCTGTGTGAGAAGTATGGGGTGCATTACTACGTTGAAAATGCAGCATTTCTTACCGACCTCTTTCCTCTATCGCTGAATCAGGGCAAATTCAATGTGATTTTCTACCAGGATGAATCCGCTTTGCAGGAATATCTCGATTTGAAAGCAGAGAAAGAAAGGGCAATCGCTGCTGGTACTTATGCAGAGTGCCGCAAGGATATAGCCCGGCGGTACGGCAAGCTGCTTTCGTACACGGATGAGGGGATCCAGCGTCTGCTGGACGCAAACCCGGACAAGGAGTAGGGCCAATGTTATTCAACGAGCCCATCCATAATTGGAACGAATGGGGTGCAATATTTCAATCGACGAAGGCGTTCACCCCGCTGGCAGAAGAAATTTTCCGCCGTGAGGGGCTGACATTTTCAGAGTTAAATAATCTGACTCCCGGAACGAACGCGGTCTTTCACACGGGGGATCATGTGGTAAAAATATTTGCCCCCGCGAGTCTAGCATGGATTCGCAGTTAGACTATTCCAACGAGGCCGCTGTTTGTGAGGCACTGACCTGCTGGGGGATATCCACGCCCCGCCTGATCGCCCATGGGATGATACAGGATACCTACCTTTTCTACTACATCATTACCGAATACTGCCCCGGCGAGTTGGCTGGGCCATGGCTGGAATGTGCCAGCCCCAGCCAATTGGAGGGCTTTATCCGGCAGCTCAAAGAGCTCCTCCAGACCATGCACCGCCCGGCACAAGGTTTGATTCCACCGATGGATTTGTTGAAACGGGCCTTGGAAAATCCGCGCCTGGAACGTCTGCCAGTCAGCTTACGCGATGAGATGACAGACCGTGCGGAAAGGCTGGATTTGACAAACACTGTGCTGGTACATGGCGATCTGACCGGAGAAAATATCCTGATTGGAGCGAACGACCAGCCCATCATAATCGACTGCGCCGACTCCTGTCCGGCCCCTGGTGGTATGAGTTGGCCCCGCTGGTCTTTGAGCTTTTCCACTGCCGCGGGGATCTGCTGCGGCTGTTCACGGACGCCGATCCAGAGATATTCACAGAACAAATCATAGACGCTGTATGCGTCCATGATTTCGGGGCGAATATGCTGTTGGATACAGCTGTCCGGGAAGGGAGCCCATGCTTTTTGCATTTAGCAGAGGTGAAAGATTTTTTGATGGACAGGATGTGCGGTTGCATTTGAGTTATATATCAAGGCTTTCCTGCAAAACCGCGCTGGCAGCTTTCTTTTTATCATCGAAGGCGTGGGTGTAGATATCCAGCGTAGTGGACACCTGGGAGTGGCCGAGTAAACCTGACACCGTAGCTACATCGGCTCCGCCTGCTATCATCAAGCTGGCTGCGGTGTGACGAAGGCTGTGGACGTTTAGGTTGGATGGCAAGCCATGCTTTTTCAATATCAGCTTGAACCGCCAAGTAAAACTGCTGGGGGTCATAGGCAATTCCATCCCATGCCTGCGGAAAATATAGTCGTCAGCGGACAGCTTTCGTTCGTCATAGGTTTCAGTTTCCTGCTCGCAGAATTTGCGATACTCTTTGAGGAGGCTTGCCATCTCAGGGGAGAAGTAGACGTAACGGTCACCCGAAGCGGTTTTGGGTTCTTTGACAATTATATCCTCACCTGTGACTTTGACCACGTTCCGGCAGATATGGATGGACTTCTCTTTGAAGTTCAAATCGCACCATTTCAAGCCACAGCACTCGCCCCGGCGCATACCAGTGGCTATAATCAGCTTGAAATAAGTTTCGTACTTGATGCTTTCTTCTTCCAGCGCGGCAATGAGTTTCTGAGTAGTTTCCTCATCCGCCACGTTTTGCTTTTTCTTCTTTTTGCCAGCATATTTATAGGTACGCCACGCTGGATTATGCGACAAAAAGCCGCCCTCCATCGCATCGGAGAGGATGCCACACAAGCAAGCGTGGACACCCTCTATAGTGCATTCGGAGAGCGGCTTTCCGGTAATAGAATTCTTTTGCTTACGAAGTTCAGCGTACAAATTGCGGAAATGTTCAGGCTTGAGGTCGGTCAGCTTGTAGCCGCCCAGGTGCGGCATGAAGCGGTCAATGTCCTGCTTGTCACGGGCTAGGGTGGATTTTGCCAGCTTATTCGGAGCAATTTCCCGCAGCCACATCTCGGTATAAGCTGCGAGAGTGATGGTTTTATCAACCGCTTTGAGTGGCTCGTTTCGGCACTGGCGCTCGAAGAGTGCGGCTTCCTCCTCGAGCCACTTTTCTTTGGCCTTTGGCGTTAGGCCATCGGGTGGATGAACGGTTTTCTGCTGGGGCTTGCGGCGTTTGCCATCGAAATCATAGCCCATGGACACGACCAGCAAGTAGCTGTTTCCTCGCTTACGAATGCTCGCCATACTGTCAACCTGCTTTCTGTTGTGATTTGCCCTGTTGAGGCAACCTCACAATACCACACCCTTTTGCGGAAGTCCAGCGGCAGATTCACTTTCTACTACACCAACAAAATGTGTGAGCTATGGCTGTTGGTATGTCCATCATTTTGTTGCTAGGCACTGTGGAGCAAGGCGTTGGTCATTACCTGCGCTGCCTGATTCTTCAGTTCCATTTGAGGGTGACAGTAGGTTCGCTCCAGGAATGATGTATCAGCATGACCAGCTAACTCTGCAACCGTTTGCTTATCCACGCCGTGGTGGAGCAGAGTGCTGACAAAAAGATGCCTTAAAGTGTGCAGGTGGAAGTTATCCGGGAAGCCGTTCCGCTTAAAAATCTTCCGCAGATGTTTTGTAAATGTATCTGGATGAATGAACGTCCCGTGCTCATCCGTAAACATGTATGGGCTGTGTTCTGCGCCAACGGAGTCCTCATCACGCCGTTTGATGTAGTAGTAACTTTGCAAAAACGACGTAATATCCTCATCAATGGCAATGGTGCGGCTGCGGCCATTTTTCGTGGGCCCCTCCTGCACACCGTCACCGGCAACGATACTCCGGGAGCGGCTGACGGTCAAGATGGAACGATAATCGTCCAAAACGAAATCGTCCCAGCGTAAAGCACACAGCTCACCTCGGCGGCATCCGGTATAAATTGCCAGCAGATAGAAGGTCTTATACACTTCTGGTTCGTCCAATAGGGCAAGAATAAACTGCTGCGCCTGTTCCTCGGTGGGGATAAATTGTTGGCGCTTTTCAGTGTCGGGCAGGTCGATCATATGGGCTGGATTCTTTGGGATAATCTCGTTGCGCTTGGCGTCGCTCAGCACCGCTGACACTACCGTCAAATATTTTTGCACCGTGGCCTCCTGCACAGGCTTGCCGTGATTACTGCGCTTGCGAAGTTCCACCAGCATATTTTCCAGCGCGATAGGTCGCAGCTTGTTTAGCTTGATAGCACCGATGAACGGGTAAGTCACTTTCAACATTCGCCGGTAGCTTGCGATGGTACCCGCCGCGTACTTCACCTGCCTGTCCAGCCAACGGAGAGAGTATTCCTCAAAAGTCATCTCGGTATCCTCGCAAAAGCCTTGCTTAATGGTACGTTCCATCTCCTCGGCGGCATGGACAACGTACTGTCGGATACCACGCTTACCTATGCTGTCCGGCACAGAAATGGTCTTTGCCTTTGAAATCTTCCGTCCATCCGGGCGGTAACCATTGCTGACAGTAATTTTGAATTTACGCTCGTCTAACTGCTTGATACTTGCCAATAAAATTCCCCCTTACATCTGCTGACCATGATTCTGGTCTTGCTCATCCGATTTTTGCCCCAAAGCACGTTTGCGCTGGCGCGGCTTTCGCATAGCCGTGCTGTCCTGCGGACGACGGTCGTCAATTATCCCGGCAATATCAGCGGAAAGATATGCGAGATCAATTCCAAAATCACCAGCGCCGCCGATGGGATTAGGGCTACCCAGAACAGTACCGTAGAAAATTTCTTCATCTGCTCCCCCTGCAAAGAGAGATTCCTCGAAAATTCTTCGCTCATTTTCCCAGCCTGTGACGATAGGCCCTTCGCAATCTCCGAGGCAGACCGTTCCATCTCCCGCTGGAAATTCTGTGTTGATGATTGCATTTCTGCTGCGTAATTCTCCAATTCCTGCACCCGCTGGTCGAGGTACTCCACCAACTCCGCCTTGGTTGCCAGCTGTGCCGCCGCTGTTTGAACCTCTATCAGCAGTTGGATTTGCGTCTGTTGCAACCCAAGCAGTGCTGTCCAATTCTTGTCCGTCACCGTAACGCAGGGCACCACTTCTGCCGCCGCTTTCGTCTGTCTGCGGGATTGTTCCTTCAATTCTTCCAAGGATTTCCTCTCGTAGTTTGAACTCGTACTCCATCATCTCCTTCAAAAATTTTGCGTCGTACAACTTGATATCCCGACATTTCATACCGCTGGGCGTGGCGTAAGTGATGCTCTTTCGCTCGTCCGTCCACTTGACCTTGTACCCCTTTCGCGCCAGCAACTTGATGAAATGCTCCCGGGATCGCGCCAGTACCATCGCATCCTCTATGGCAATCATCAGCTGCATTTTCCAACTCTGCCCTTTGTCCATGGAGCGGTACTCGCGGGCACCAAGCTGTTTGCTGTGCTTGGGAGGGTCGGGCGGCAGCACCGAGAACCCGTGCGCCAAGCAAATTTCATCGGACAATTTACGTATCTTTTTCAGCGTGGTCGGCCCCTGGCGAAGCATATAGCCGCTCTCATAGCACACAGAATTGACCACAAAGTGCGAGTGTATGTGGTCTGTGTCCATGTGAGTTGCGATTAAGATTTGGCTGTCAGGCCAAGCTCTTTCCGCAAACTCTTTCGCCAACTCGTGAGCCTGCTGGACGGTGATGGGCTCATCCGGTGCGAAGGATTGTGTGTAATGGTAGAACCAGACGGGGCTGTCCTTGCGGTAAGCGGCGCGGGTGGCACGGAACTCCTGGAAAGCAAACTGAGGAGAACAGTTTATTCCAGTGGCCCACTGACGTCCATCTGCATCCACAGTTTTGCGTTCCTGTAAAACATAACTGACCGCCCTGCCCAACGCTTTTACGGATTGCCGTTTATATGGCATAAATTCAACTACAGCTATTGGCGTACCTCCTTGTCTGCCAGAGCAAAGAATCGCTCATAAAGCTTGTTCATATCCTCATGTATTTGCTCCAAGTACACCGCATTGATCTGCCCCATGTGTGCCAGCATAGCAAGCTGATTGAGGTTGTTGCCGATAGCGTTCAGCTCCCGAGCCACCAGCTTTCCGTCCAGAATTACATTCAATTTGCCTCGCATTGCCGCCGCCCGGATGTAGTTGCTGGGTGTCATCATGGCACGGTCAGCTTGCTCCTTGATATGATGAAATTGTTCTTCAGTGAATCGCACTGTAAATGCCCTGTCTTTGTTTTTGCTCATTTGATCCCTCCAATCATAGTGGGTGCGGGCTACTGCCCGCTTAACGTGCCGTCCGACAACGTCGGACGAGTGCTCTGCTTGCCCTCCCCAAAGGGGAGGATCTTTGTAGGACACAATCGGCTGCGAATTCCAAGTTTAGGGCATTTGCAGAAAAGAAAAATATCTGCTCCACACTTCCTTGCACTCTCAGAATAGCCTCTGTGCGGCCACACACGGGCCTGCCCGGGTGGACTGCGGTTCCTACCCCACCCAGCCCTAAAAACCGCCACACGGGGCCGACACGGGCCGAATATGTGGCTGCTGTCGCTCTGCCTTGGTCGTGTCTGAATCCAAGGGTGCAAGAGTGCAAGGGTGCAGAGGATTCCAAAGTTTTTTGCAGGCGCACACATTATGTAGAGTTTAAAACGCACCGCTGACACAAGATAGAAGAGTGCAGCTAAAAACTTTTGCACCCTTGCCCCCTTCAACATGACAGTTTCCAATCCCATCTCTCCCCCTTCTTTACTGAATCAACTCCGAGGTTTTCTTTGGCAATTTTCAGCGTCCGCTTGGAGATACCGGCCTGCTTTGCCGCCTGGAACATTTCGCTGGCTGGTACAGAAACCCCGCCGTTCAACCTGTCCCTTATCAATTTTTCGGCCATGTCTACCTTTGAATCTGCCGGCCCACCGTTCAACAAATCCTCGGAAGTAATCTTTTCGTAGCCGTCTACCCAGCGCAGACTGCCGTCCTCAATGTTGAATGCAATCGATTTCCCCTCCGGAGCAAGAGATGATTTATCGTGGACAATGACGCGGATGCTCGGCTCTTTTTTCATTCTGCCTACCAACAGAACGCTCCGGGCTGCAGCGCGGAAGTCCATGGAGCCAAGACCACGGTAGGCACTGTTGGACCCGACTGCCTTGTTGAGGTGGCCAATCAGAACCACAGCACAGCCGGTTTGGTCGGCCGTGATGGTAAGCCGCTTGAGGACGTCACGTATCTCGTTGGCGCGGTTCATGTCCACATTCCGGCCCAGGTAACCCTGGAGCGGGTCCAGGATCATCAGATTGGCGTTAGTGGCCTTGACCGCCTGTCCAATTCGTTCATCCAGCAAAGAGAGAGAACGCTCTGCTTCATCAATGCAGAGGATGCGCTTAAGGTCAGCGCCTGTACTTTCAAGCCGGGGCTTGATGGTATCACCCAGGCCATCCTCCGCAGTCTGATAGAGGATGTTGATGGGCGAGCCAGGTTCCATGCCGGGCAGAGCTTGACCTTGGCTGCACATGGCTGCGATCCACAGAGCGAGAGTGGTCTTGCCTTCGCCGGGATTCCCTTGGATGATGGTCAGCTTGCCGTGTGGTATATAGGGATACCACAGCCACTGCACCTCCTGAGTTTCTACGTCGGACATTCGGATCAGATGAAGATCGTGTTTGTTTGGGGTCATAGAAGCCCTCCTTTCAGTTTTTCGCCCCACAAAAGTGGGAGCAGTATTCATTAATCCATTTTTGAGATTTCAATATGGCTTTTCTTTTTTCTGCCCATATGTTATAATACAAGAAAAAATCACGGTTTGAAATCGACAAGTGATTTTACCCAAAACTGGAAAAGTTTACTTGCAGACAAGGATGTATGCACATGAGAACCGATTGCGCTCTGTATGTTACCATCCTCCCTGATGGGAAAATGAAACGAGACCTTACCTCTGTGACCGGCAAGGTCTGTTTGGATGATGTTACTGTTGAAGACGAGATCATATCATTCTCTGAGTTGGCGTTTGGCCCCTACGCCGCAGTCGTTGACCTTCTGATTTATTCTGCATCAAACTTATCTGTGGACGGACATATTGAAGAAGTCAGCGTGGAGGAGTTTCAGTTCCTTGTAGATACCGCTAATGATTTGGTTCTTTCTCTTGAGGAGGAGCAGCCGTTGCAAGGGACTCTGACCCGGACTATGCTGGAGGATCAAGTGCCGGAAGATAATGGAATGGGATTATACATTTATCAAGCGGCAGACAAGATTATTTCGGTTCTTTGTGAGGCTATGGTACTCCAGATGAAGATCAATGAAATTCTAAGCGACATA encodes the following:
- a CDS encoding aminoglycoside phosphotransferase family protein, yielding MDSQLDYSNEAAVCEALTCWGISTPRLIAHGMIQDTYLFYYIITEYCPGELAGPWLECASPSQLEGFIRQLKELLQTMHRPAQGLIPPMDLLKRALENPRLERLPVSLRDEMTDRAERLDLTNTVLVHGDLTGENILIGANDQPIIIDCADSCPAPGGMSWPRWSLSFSTAAGICCGCSRTPIQRYSQNKS
- a CDS encoding DUF4160 domain-containing protein, which encodes MPRVFKVGSYWVYFWANESGPLEPIHVHICMGAPQAGATKVWITQAGKCYLCNNNSRIPSTTLNNIMKVIEARSQEIIDKWVAFFCQVRFYC
- a CDS encoding helix-turn-helix transcriptional regulator codes for the protein MKEIAYVPVQNEDLATKLKRYRLQVGFTQKNVAEILNVSRSTYTYYELGKTSPDPATLNRIARLFGLSVEEFFEDEMFSQADMLYDSGAKRVSKKVKADPEKIGDLTTSEKSIVAFLRDKRISPDDALDVLKERFSSETKWHSY
- a CDS encoding AAA family ATPase, coding for MTPNKHDLHLIRMSDVETQEVQWLWYPYIPHGKLTIIQGNPGEGKTTLALWIAAMCSQGQALPGMEPGSPINILYQTAEDGLGDTIKPRLESTGADLKRILCIDEAERSLSLLDERIGQAVKATNANLMILDPLQGYLGRNVDMNRANEIRDVLKRLTITADQTGCAVVLIGHLNKAVGSNSAYRGLGSMDFRAAARSVLLVGRMKKEPSIRVIVHDKSSLAPEGKSIAFNIEDGSLRWVDGYEKITSEDLLNGGPADSKVDMAEKLIRDRLNGGVSVPASEMFQAAKQAGISKRTLKIAKENLGVDSVKKGERWDWKLSC
- a CDS encoding tyrosine-type recombinase/integrase, whose protein sequence is MASIRKRGNSYLLVVSMGYDFDGKRRKPQQKTVHPPDGLTPKAKEKWLEEEAALFERQCRNEPLKAVDKTITLAAYTEMWLREIAPNKLAKSTLARDKQDIDRFMPHLGGYKLTDLKPEHFRNLYAELRKQKNSITGKPLSECTIEGVHACLCGILSDAMEGGFLSHNPAWRTYKYAGKKKKKQNVADEETTQKLIAALEEESIKYETYFKLIIATGMRRGECCGLKWCDLNFKEKSIHICRNVVKVTGEDIIVKEPKTASGDRYVYFSPEMASLLKEYRKFCEQETETYDERKLSADDYIFRRHGMELPMTPSSFTWRFKLILKKHGLPSNLNVHSLRHTAASLMIAGGADVATVSGLLGHSQVSTTLDIYTHAFDDKKKAASAVLQESLDI
- a CDS encoding relaxase/mobilization nuclease domain-containing protein, which encodes MPYKRQSVKALGRAVSYVLQERKTVDADGRQWATGINCSPQFAFQEFRATRAAYRKDSPVWFYHYTQSFAPDEPITVQQAHELAKEFAERAWPDSQILIATHMDTDHIHSHFVVNSVCYESGYMLRQGPTTLKKIRKLSDEICLAHGFSVLPPDPPKHSKQLGAREYRSMDKGQSWKMQLMIAIEDAMVLARSREHFIKLLARKGYKVKWTDERKSITYATPSGMKCRDIKLYDAKFLKEMMEYEFKLREEILGRIEGTIPQTDESGGRSGALRYGDGQELDSTAWVATDANPTADRGSNSGGTAGNQGGVGGVPRPAGAGIGELRSRNAIINTEFPAGDGTVCLGDCEGPIVTGWENERRIFEESLFAGGADEEIFYGTVLGSPNPIGGAGDFGIDLAYLSADIAGIIDDRRPQDSTAMRKPRQRKRALGQKSDEQDQNHGQQM
- a CDS encoding tyrosine-type recombinase/integrase; this translates as MASIKQLDERKFKITVSNGYRPDGRKISKAKTISVPDSIGKRGIRQYVVHAAEEMERTIKQGFCEDTEMTFEEYSLRWLDRQVKYAAGTIASYRRMLKVTYPFIGAIKLNKLRPIALENMLVELRKRSNHGKPVQEATVQKYLTVVSAVLSDAKRNEIIPKNPAHMIDLPDTEKRQQFIPTEEQAQQFILALLDEPEVYKTFYLLAIYTGCRRGELCALRWDDFVLDDYRSILTVSRSRSIVAGDGVQEGPTKNGRSRTIAIDEDITSFLQSYYYIKRRDEDSVGAEHSPYMFTDEHGTFIHPDTFTKHLRKIFKRNGFPDNFHLHTLRHLFVSTLLHHGVDKQTVAELAGHADTSFLERTYCHPQMELKNQAAQVMTNALLHSA
- a CDS encoding plasmid mobilization protein codes for the protein MSKNKDRAFTVRFTEEQFHHIKEQADRAMMTPSNYIRAAAMRGKLNVILDGKLVARELNAIGNNLNQLAMLAHMGQINAVYLEQIHEDMNKLYERFFALADKEVRQ
- a CDS encoding peptidase U32 family protein, with the protein product MMRKSEHEFRPKPELLSPAGDMERLEAAVRYGADAVYLAGKDYGMRAAPGNFTREELKRAVELCHNNGVRVHVTCNTLPRNHELRELPGFLSYCAEIGVDALIICDLGVLSLAREYAPGVDLHVSTQTGIVNYAAAKACYDLGARRVVLAREVPLSEIKEIRENIPDDLELEAFVHGSMCVSFSGRCLLSNYMTGRDANRGQCAQPCRWEYFLTEKQRPERHFSIVERGDGTYIMNSNDLCMIEHIPEMLDAGICSLKIEGRAKSAYYVACVTAAYRRAIDFFYEHPGEKLPPEILSETEKISHRTYSPGFYFGGEPGQTTDCSHYTRNYQVAAVCAGRSGEYVLLRQRNKFLRGAAVDVLQPGEAFTATLTEIYNEDFEPLESAPHAEMPVYWRTTLPLEEGAYIRIRRE